One Natrinema longum genomic window carries:
- a CDS encoding diphthine--ammonia ligase: protein MSDADGAWVSLFSGGKDSSWALYQALEQGLPVERLVTVHPAGDSYMYHVPATELAALAAESIGIELVDVEPDDFAADTATDSSVQGDDELEPLEVALEALDRDLLGGIAGVTAGAVESEYQTSRIQGMCDRLGCDLFAPLWQEDPAELADAMLEAGFEIEIIQVAAHGLDESWLGRTLDREAIAELETLHEKYGVHILGEGGEFETFVVDGPHMDRRIALESEPEWEGTRGRVRITDAHLEA, encoded by the coding sequence ATGAGCGATGCAGACGGCGCGTGGGTGAGCCTCTTTTCGGGCGGCAAGGACTCGTCGTGGGCGCTGTATCAGGCCCTCGAGCAGGGGCTGCCAGTCGAGCGACTGGTCACTGTCCATCCCGCAGGCGACTCGTACATGTATCACGTCCCCGCGACCGAGCTGGCCGCGCTGGCGGCCGAAAGCATCGGCATCGAACTGGTCGACGTCGAACCCGACGACTTCGCGGCCGACACGGCCACCGACTCGAGCGTGCAGGGCGACGACGAACTCGAGCCCCTCGAGGTCGCCCTCGAGGCCCTCGATCGCGACCTCCTGGGGGGCATCGCGGGCGTCACCGCGGGAGCCGTCGAGAGCGAGTACCAGACGAGCCGCATCCAGGGGATGTGTGACCGGCTGGGCTGTGATCTCTTCGCTCCGCTCTGGCAGGAAGACCCCGCGGAACTGGCCGACGCGATGCTCGAGGCCGGCTTCGAGATCGAGATCATACAGGTCGCCGCTCACGGCCTGGACGAATCCTGGCTCGGTCGAACCCTCGATCGAGAAGCGATCGCGGAACTCGAGACGCTCCACGAGAAGTACGGCGTCCACATCCTGGGAGAGGGTGGCGAGTTCGAGACGTTCGTGGTGGATGGTCCACACATGGATCGGCGGATCGCCCTCGAGTCCGAACCCGAATGGGAGGGGACGCGGGGACGAGTGCGGATCACGGACGCGCACCTCGAAGCGTAG
- a CDS encoding DUF373 family protein → MTTLVVCLDRTDDVGRKTGLRSPVVGWEAVRALVTDVGLADPEDSGVNTLLESLRVAQNLRDENEEVVVAVVSGDHESMVSADRAVAEQLDDLIADHEPDSAVVVTDSAEDERLIPIVESRVRVDSVDRVVVRQARDIESTYYLLKQFLADEELRQTVLIPIGLTLLVFPLLATTVGPAEGAAAITTVIGLFLLYKGFNVDELLTRLARQTRESLYSGQVSVVTYVVAAGLTFVGLFVGALGVSTLGETPGVVIPAMQFAYDSIPWLAMAALTASAGRLLDEAIRDDPIRSSFLNLPFIVVAVSLVVRGFSAYFLEQQDVIGQFVVPANEFLIFSNERFVMGTGERLALFVVSAIVISLVGARVAAAVSGSSDAADRTDGGSDPELTDGGADTNPDASEERTR, encoded by the coding sequence GTGACAACGCTGGTCGTCTGCCTCGACCGGACCGACGACGTGGGCCGCAAGACCGGTCTCCGTTCGCCGGTCGTCGGCTGGGAGGCAGTCCGCGCGCTCGTAACCGACGTCGGCCTCGCGGATCCGGAAGACTCCGGGGTCAACACGTTACTCGAGTCGCTGCGGGTCGCCCAGAACCTCCGCGACGAAAACGAGGAGGTCGTCGTCGCGGTCGTCTCGGGCGACCACGAGTCGATGGTGTCGGCCGATCGGGCCGTCGCCGAGCAACTCGACGACCTCATCGCCGACCACGAGCCGGACTCGGCGGTCGTCGTGACCGACAGCGCCGAGGACGAGCGGCTGATTCCGATCGTCGAGAGCCGCGTTCGCGTCGACTCCGTCGATCGGGTCGTGGTCCGCCAGGCTCGCGATATCGAGTCGACGTACTACCTCCTCAAGCAGTTCCTCGCGGACGAGGAGCTCCGCCAGACGGTGTTGATTCCGATCGGACTGACGTTGCTGGTCTTCCCCCTACTCGCGACGACCGTCGGACCCGCCGAAGGGGCCGCCGCGATCACGACGGTCATCGGCCTGTTCCTTCTTTACAAGGGGTTCAACGTCGACGAACTCCTGACCAGGCTCGCCCGCCAGACGCGAGAATCGCTGTACTCCGGACAGGTATCGGTCGTGACCTACGTAGTCGCGGCCGGACTCACGTTCGTCGGCCTGTTCGTGGGCGCGCTGGGCGTCTCGACTCTCGGCGAGACCCCCGGCGTCGTGATTCCGGCGATGCAGTTCGCGTACGACAGCATCCCATGGTTGGCGATGGCCGCACTGACCGCCAGCGCCGGCCGCCTGCTCGACGAGGCGATCCGCGACGACCCGATCCGAAGCTCGTTCCTCAACCTCCCGTTCATCGTCGTCGCCGTCAGTCTGGTCGTCCGTGGGTTCTCCGCGTACTTCCTCGAGCAACAGGACGTCATCGGTCAGTTCGTCGTCCCGGCCAACGAGTTCCTCATCTTCTCGAACGAGCGGTTCGTGATGGGAACCGGCGAACGACTCGCGCTGTTCGTCGTCAGCGCGATCGTCATCAGCCTCGTCGGGGCACGGGTCGCCGCCGCCGTCAGCGGCTCGAGCGACGCTGCCGATCGGACCGACGGCGGATCGGACCCGGAGCTCACCGACGGCGGGGCCGACACGAACCCCGACGCCTCCGAAGAGCGGACCCGGTAA